In Vibrio sp. FE10, the following are encoded in one genomic region:
- a CDS encoding GNAT family N-acetyltransferase — translation MEIKIDDLSGGEVIGLLEEHLADMYATSPPESVHALDLDGLKSPEITFFSAWKDSQLLGCVAIKELDTQHAELKSMRTTQLARNSGVASQLLQHVLDTASARQYRQISLETGSEDYFKPARNLYEKFGFGYCEPFADYELDPYSQFMSIELG, via the coding sequence ATGGAAATAAAAATTGATGACTTGTCGGGTGGCGAAGTGATTGGACTACTGGAAGAGCACTTAGCTGACATGTATGCAACATCGCCACCAGAAAGTGTTCATGCGCTTGATCTTGATGGACTCAAGTCGCCAGAGATAACGTTTTTTAGCGCTTGGAAAGACAGCCAGTTATTGGGATGCGTCGCGATTAAAGAGCTGGATACTCAACATGCTGAACTTAAATCAATGAGAACCACTCAGCTTGCTCGAAACTCTGGTGTGGCTAGTCAACTTTTACAACACGTTTTAGATACAGCCAGCGCTCGTCAATATCGACAAATCAGCTTAGAGACCGGTTCTGAAGACTACTTTAAACCTGCCCGCAACTTATACGAGAAGTTTGGCTTTGGTTACTGTGAACCTTTTGCCGATTATGAGTTAGATCCTTACAGCCAGTTTATGAGTATCGAACTGGGTTAG
- a CDS encoding S8 family peptidase — MNHGQRLTTLALAIMASTHVSATTLNESSPEPQPANSPFIQDVKGTIVEDYTRETIQPSFFSMRMMSNADEQRGDWFNLTASYTRIQGVGSDVVYDYLMPPLQPQPVIVAVLDSGVDVEHEDLKNKLWTNEDEIPDNGIDDDGNGYIDDVHGWNFLGNSLGINVDQDTLEVTREYKKYLELKENGHWIPRKKRKYYQGVESDYLSSLKDDQDALNRVTTATDQANEFKEQILQFVDQKDFSTNGLKTLLDSENASVVTAAEGLLSVFDSWYSFEYLESRRSRYQDSLDFHLNLELDTRGDIVWDDISNPWEKGYGNNDVKGPVGSHGTHVAGIIAAERGNFIGIDGVADHAQIMAVRMVPNGDERDKDIANAVRYAVDNGAKVINMSFGKSYSPRKYIVDHAFRYAARKGVLIVHSAGNSRNDNDIKPSFPNRYAKHYRSKPISTWLDVGASAKYADETLVASFSNFGQKTVDVFAPGYRILSTTPGNKYGSKSGTSMAAPVVSGVAALVWSRYPDLSVKELKAMLMGDAKVYPELLVKKPSSPEDLVPFSTLSISGSVVDAEAIFAELETR; from the coding sequence ATGAATCACGGACAAAGACTCACCACGCTTGCTTTGGCTATTATGGCTTCGACCCACGTATCAGCTACAACTCTGAATGAGAGTAGCCCAGAGCCACAACCTGCCAACTCACCTTTCATCCAAGATGTAAAAGGGACAATTGTTGAGGATTACACGCGAGAAACTATTCAACCTTCATTTTTCTCGATGAGAATGATGAGCAACGCTGATGAACAGCGCGGTGATTGGTTTAACTTAACGGCAAGCTACACAAGAATTCAGGGTGTGGGTTCTGATGTGGTATACGACTACTTGATGCCCCCTCTTCAACCACAACCTGTCATCGTTGCCGTTCTTGATTCAGGTGTCGACGTTGAACACGAAGACCTCAAGAACAAGCTTTGGACCAATGAAGACGAGATCCCAGACAACGGAATTGACGATGATGGCAATGGTTACATCGATGATGTCCACGGCTGGAACTTTTTGGGTAACTCGTTAGGCATTAACGTTGACCAAGACACGCTAGAGGTCACTAGAGAATACAAAAAATACCTTGAGTTAAAAGAGAACGGACATTGGATTCCGCGTAAGAAACGCAAGTACTATCAAGGCGTTGAATCCGATTACTTGTCGTCTCTAAAAGACGACCAAGATGCGTTGAATCGCGTAACGACAGCAACTGACCAAGCCAATGAGTTCAAAGAACAGATTCTTCAGTTCGTCGATCAAAAAGACTTTTCTACCAACGGTTTAAAAACACTATTAGATAGTGAGAACGCTAGCGTTGTAACCGCTGCTGAAGGGCTTTTGAGTGTATTTGATTCATGGTACTCCTTTGAATATCTGGAATCTCGTCGCAGTCGCTATCAAGACTCTCTAGACTTCCATCTTAATCTAGAACTCGATACGCGTGGCGATATTGTTTGGGATGACATTTCTAACCCTTGGGAAAAAGGCTACGGCAACAACGATGTAAAAGGCCCTGTCGGTTCGCACGGTACACATGTCGCTGGAATCATCGCAGCTGAACGTGGCAATTTTATTGGTATTGATGGTGTGGCGGATCATGCTCAGATCATGGCGGTACGTATGGTGCCAAATGGCGATGAGCGAGACAAAGACATTGCTAACGCAGTGCGCTATGCCGTCGATAATGGTGCTAAGGTCATTAACATGAGCTTCGGAAAAAGCTACTCGCCACGTAAGTACATCGTCGACCACGCGTTCCGCTATGCAGCGCGTAAAGGTGTGCTAATTGTCCACTCTGCTGGAAACAGTCGCAATGATAATGACATCAAACCAAGCTTTCCAAACCGCTATGCGAAGCACTACCGTTCAAAGCCTATCTCAACATGGTTAGATGTGGGTGCATCAGCGAAATACGCCGACGAAACCTTAGTCGCAAGTTTCAGTAACTTCGGTCAGAAAACGGTTGATGTGTTTGCGCCAGGATACCGCATTTTATCAACCACTCCGGGGAACAAGTACGGTTCGAAAAGTGGTACAAGTATGGCTGCGCCAGTGGTTTCCGGTGTCGCGGCATTGGTCTGGTCACGCTACCCTGATTTGTCAGTCAAAGAGCTCAAAGCGATGTTAATGGGCGATGCAAAAGTCTACCCTGAGCTACTTGTTAAAAAGCCATCGAGCCCGGAAGATTTGGTTCCGTTCAGCACACTTTCTATCTCAGGAAGCGTGGTCGATGCTGAAGCGATATTTGCAGAGCTAGAAACTCGCTAA
- a CDS encoding LysE/ArgO family amino acid transporter: protein MTTYFAGFSLGLSLILAIGSQNAFVLKQGLKNQHVLAVCAVCAISDALLISFGVTGFGAIVKQFPQIEQFARFGGAVFLGVYSFLSFRSAFTENHALETSVETKDSLTKAIAMCLAFTWLNPHVYLDTVVLLGSISTQYQPNQMLFGAGAVSASFVFFFSLGYGARFLAPLFKNPRAWKVLEFVVGVIMASIAISLIV, encoded by the coding sequence ATGACGACTTATTTTGCTGGTTTCTCTTTGGGGCTTTCGCTGATTCTTGCGATTGGTTCTCAAAATGCGTTTGTTTTAAAGCAAGGCCTAAAGAATCAACACGTTTTGGCGGTTTGTGCCGTGTGTGCTATTTCCGATGCGCTGTTGATTAGCTTTGGTGTGACAGGCTTTGGCGCCATCGTTAAACAGTTTCCACAAATTGAGCAATTTGCTCGTTTTGGCGGAGCGGTCTTTTTAGGTGTTTACTCTTTCTTAAGTTTTCGGTCGGCATTCACTGAAAATCACGCTCTAGAAACAAGTGTAGAAACGAAAGATTCGTTAACTAAAGCGATAGCTATGTGCTTGGCGTTTACTTGGTTAAACCCACACGTTTATTTGGATACGGTTGTTCTATTGGGTTCCATCTCAACGCAATACCAACCGAATCAAATGTTGTTTGGTGCAGGGGCAGTGTCGGCATCGTTTGTGTTCTTCTTTTCGCTTGGTTATGGGGCTCGATTCTTGGCACCATTATTTAAGAACCCACGAGCATGGAAGGTGTTGGAGTTTGTCGTCGGAGTGATCATGGCGTCGATTGCGATATCTCTGATCGTTTAG
- a CDS encoding glutathione S-transferase family protein codes for MIKLISFKNCPFVQRVMDSLVMKKVPFEIEYIELNDKPQWFLDISPNGQVPVLVTENDTVLFESDAIVEYLDDKYAPIEEVTSEQKALDRAWSYQASKHYMPQCGTMGSKDKETFETRLANLQKAFLKAENKLGDTEFFKGDYISNVDIAWLPLLHRASVIKVRSGFDMLEGFPKVQKWQTALIESGLMEKTVPQDFVEKFSGFYLTNTYLASLAETR; via the coding sequence ATGATTAAATTGATTAGCTTTAAAAACTGCCCATTTGTTCAACGTGTTATGGATTCGCTCGTCATGAAAAAAGTACCGTTTGAAATTGAATATATTGAACTAAACGACAAGCCACAGTGGTTCTTGGATATTTCGCCAAACGGTCAAGTGCCAGTCCTAGTAACAGAAAATGACACTGTACTTTTTGAGTCTGATGCGATTGTTGAATACCTAGATGATAAATATGCGCCTATTGAAGAAGTGACTTCCGAGCAAAAAGCATTAGACCGTGCTTGGTCTTATCAAGCGAGCAAACATTACATGCCACAATGCGGCACGATGGGAAGTAAAGACAAAGAAACCTTTGAAACACGTTTGGCGAACCTTCAAAAAGCCTTTCTGAAAGCCGAAAACAAATTAGGCGACACCGAATTTTTCAAAGGTGATTACATCTCTAACGTTGATATCGCTTGGCTACCATTATTACACCGAGCATCGGTGATCAAAGTGCGTTCAGGTTTTGATATGTTGGAAGGTTTCCCTAAAGTACAGAAGTGGCAAACGGCTTTGATTGAATCGGGTTTGATGGAGAAAACTGTGCCTCAAGATTTTGTAGAGAAATTTAGTGGCTTCTATCTGACCAATACTTATTTAGCGAGTCTCGCTGAAACGCGTTAA
- a CDS encoding porin family protein translates to MLKSTFLLGLVGLVSLPTFAAGIEGGPYIGAGLGVYQDSDTDGGGNLDAESMGYSLYGGYQFNRIVGIELGYTDYADYEAFGTKVLSPTSFSVAANVGYTFDNSIRPFVTAGLSYVDLNSKGSSYIDDDSGAGFHFGVGVEYTPVENLTLRLISQADAVNVEFFDNRGNRLASRDVAFSTVTLGASYNF, encoded by the coding sequence ATGCTTAAATCAACATTTCTATTGGGCCTAGTTGGCTTGGTTTCACTTCCTACTTTTGCTGCTGGTATTGAAGGCGGTCCATACATTGGTGCTGGCCTTGGCGTATATCAAGATTCAGACACGGATGGCGGTGGTAATTTAGACGCAGAAAGCATGGGATATAGCCTTTACGGTGGTTATCAGTTCAACCGTATCGTAGGCATCGAGCTTGGTTACACAGATTATGCTGACTACGAAGCGTTCGGTACTAAGGTACTTTCACCTACGTCTTTTTCTGTTGCAGCAAACGTAGGTTACACCTTCGACAATTCAATTCGTCCGTTCGTAACAGCGGGTCTGAGCTACGTTGACCTTAATTCAAAGGGTTCGAGCTATATTGATGATGATTCTGGTGCTGGTTTTCACTTCGGTGTTGGTGTTGAATACACACCAGTTGAGAACCTAACGTTACGTCTGATCTCGCAAGCGGACGCGGTAAATGTCGAGTTCTTCGATAACCGAGGTAATAGATTAGCGAGTCGCGATGTTGCGTTCAGCACAGTAACACTGGGTGCTTCGTACAACTTCTAA
- a CDS encoding VOC family protein yields the protein MSEPIQQQIGNIALVVENYDDAIEFYTKKLQFTLIEDTNLGGGKRWVQVSPPNSNGTNLLLAQASNEEQKLSIGNQTGGRVFLFLQTNDFWRDYELMKTNGVVFNEEPRVEEYGTVVVFQDLYGNKWDLLQLNRPNH from the coding sequence ATGTCTGAACCAATCCAACAGCAAATCGGAAATATCGCATTAGTCGTAGAGAACTATGATGATGCGATTGAGTTCTATACCAAGAAGCTTCAATTCACTCTGATCGAAGACACCAATCTAGGTGGTGGGAAACGTTGGGTACAGGTATCTCCTCCGAATTCAAACGGAACCAACCTATTACTGGCTCAAGCGAGTAATGAAGAGCAAAAACTGTCGATTGGTAATCAAACTGGTGGCCGTGTTTTTCTTTTTCTTCAAACTAATGACTTTTGGCGTGACTATGAGTTGATGAAAACCAATGGCGTTGTATTCAATGAAGAGCCACGAGTAGAAGAGTATGGGACTGTGGTTGTGTTCCAAGATCTCTACGGCAATAAGTGGGACTTACTTCAGTTAAATCGCCCGAACCATTAA
- the sbcD gene encoding exonuclease subunit SbcD: MKILHTSDWHLGQNFYNKSRKNEHERFLQWLLEQVTEHNIDAIIVAGDIFDTSTPPSYAREMYNKFVVDSNKIGCQLVLLGGNHDSVSVLKETQQLLKYMGADVIPNTNEEYATQVVELKGKTGDVEALVCAIPFIRPRDVLTSQAGVTGVERQKQLGDAIKQHYQSVYDAAVAKRATFENSDNMPIIATGHLTAMGVKQSDSVRDIYVGNLDGFAADGFPNADYIALGHIHRPQVVAKREYIRYCGSPIPLSFDELKSQKQVCVVEFVEGERTISQLAVPTFQPLAEIKGDLNEIESQLNQYIGVEEGQNVWLSIEVQAQDYLSDLQERMQALTEGLNVEVLQLRRARERRNQGLEQESAETLSELTPMDVFEKRIALEEFETDSEKARLERMTVKFKQVMEEVSYGADTDSYGADSREEIEAPKGTGE, encoded by the coding sequence ATGAAGATTCTTCACACGTCCGATTGGCACCTTGGCCAAAACTTCTACAATAAAAGCCGTAAGAATGAACACGAGCGGTTCTTACAATGGTTACTTGAGCAAGTTACTGAGCACAACATCGACGCGATAATTGTTGCTGGCGATATTTTCGATACCAGTACGCCACCAAGTTATGCTCGCGAGATGTATAACAAGTTTGTCGTCGACTCGAATAAGATCGGCTGCCAATTGGTGTTATTGGGCGGCAATCATGATTCAGTGTCTGTGCTTAAAGAAACTCAGCAATTACTGAAGTACATGGGTGCCGACGTGATTCCCAATACCAATGAAGAATATGCGACTCAGGTTGTCGAACTCAAAGGTAAAACCGGCGACGTAGAAGCGCTGGTGTGCGCGATTCCGTTTATTCGCCCTCGCGATGTGTTGACCAGCCAAGCCGGTGTCACTGGTGTTGAGCGTCAAAAGCAATTAGGTGACGCGATTAAACAGCACTATCAAAGTGTTTATGATGCCGCTGTTGCAAAGCGTGCGACGTTTGAAAACAGTGACAACATGCCAATCATCGCAACGGGTCACTTAACCGCAATGGGCGTGAAGCAGTCTGATTCTGTACGTGATATCTATGTCGGTAATCTCGATGGTTTTGCCGCTGATGGTTTTCCTAATGCGGACTATATTGCCCTTGGTCATATCCATCGCCCACAAGTTGTCGCGAAACGTGAATACATTCGTTATTGCGGTTCACCCATTCCGCTCAGTTTTGACGAGCTGAAATCTCAAAAGCAGGTCTGTGTGGTTGAGTTTGTCGAAGGCGAACGCACCATTTCACAACTGGCTGTTCCAACATTCCAACCCCTTGCTGAAATCAAAGGCGATTTGAACGAAATCGAGTCGCAATTGAACCAGTACATTGGTGTGGAAGAAGGGCAAAACGTGTGGCTGTCGATAGAAGTGCAAGCACAAGATTATCTGTCTGATTTACAGGAGCGGATGCAAGCGCTAACGGAAGGCTTGAATGTCGAAGTGCTTCAATTGAGAAGGGCGAGAGAGCGACGCAATCAAGGGTTAGAGCAAGAGTCTGCTGAAACCTTATCTGAGTTAACTCCGATGGATGTGTTTGAAAAACGTATCGCCTTAGAAGAGTTTGAAACGGATTCTGAAAAAGCACGCTTAGAGCGCATGACCGTGAAGTTCAAGCAAGTGATGGAAGAAGTCTCTTACGGCGCTGATACTGATAGCTATGGTGCTGATAGTCGAGAAGAAATAGAAGCACCAAAAGGGACGGGTGAGTAA
- a CDS encoding AAA family ATPase — translation MKILSLEFENLNSLKGRWKLDFTQSPFAENGLFAITGPTGAGKTTILDAICLALFHRTPRLKSIAKGTNELMTRGTGECFAEIEFEVKGKTYRSNFHHKRARGKHDGALQTPTCEFADADSDAVLETQLMKKIKMVETVTGLDFSRFTKSIMLSQGEFAAFLNANANDRAELLEELTGTEVYSLISERIYDHFKSSEESLNHLKAKAEGVSLLSEEQIQELTKEHGHLESEQKRLAEQLTEWNAHLGWWKDVGKAEQVITVSNHDLKTAQESLAENQPSLDRLANSEPAEKLRPLHKDLKRCGQDVVTTQANLESSTKRLAERDTEKNAAQQSVNNHIKLVEVAKQEQQDQERIIEQVRPLDNQIAMLKDKQVAASKTLTTLNQQQVERSQLQVSLNQTVESIKQQEKIAAQYLAANQADSLLEKYLGQWQIKVTQVRDLERQYTELLNSVQASQRTMATQQAALQAAKDSKLAQDKALTELVSAENQAKQRWDTLQQQANEHTLNAQKEVLEYWSRNTNTLADINRGFIQATQRITSKSVELQTNTQLSEKLTKEREVLVERYQNNKISLERLTRLIDQEGELAKYRAALKPDSECPLCGSTEHTVEQSQDIADLVAQKDREEQELAVIQKDGTEHRQHLDSLVPIINGLNDEIQRTQSDIEQAKVNWANLVAKLEQSHATLATQNCSLNIYLPNVEGLGNSDVVQLFVDACEQQLNNTIVLLRNMADAKNAYLDAEKQRAATAMIVEKALSNLELAEQRLTDLSTQTNALNDQAAKCAQAKESEWQGLRESIIQTSIEAPELAHIDAWFAQKLEASNTWLTTKQQHDGLDKQLISQHAELKALDDKLEALAKDITVANQEVESLSKELEAVTESRTQLFGTQDIQIAANTMKQKVMDTVSAHDAAQTAFNRCELEHRTEQTKHTSYSDELVAKQTALTEVTSLWTQTLAISPFATEDEFESALLDETVTGQLQSLKKTLEEAMVSAQARLNSANANLVELKGYDKAEVWQQLPQQEVEQAVTDCSNAQQSHATQIGAISANLETDRQNRSNQQDLFKQIEVQQLEFDDISRLNSLIGSRNGDKFRKFAQGLTLENLVYLANKQLQRLHGRYELKRKADDGLELQVLDTWQGDVMRDTKTLSGGESFLVSLALALALSDLVSHKTSIDSLFLDEGFGTLDSDTLDIALNALDNLNASGKMIGVISHVEALKERVPVQLKVTKHSGLGVSEMEKQYKVVA, via the coding sequence ATGAAGATTTTAAGCCTAGAATTTGAAAACCTAAACTCTTTGAAAGGTCGTTGGAAGCTCGACTTTACTCAGTCACCGTTTGCAGAAAATGGCCTGTTTGCTATTACTGGCCCTACGGGTGCGGGTAAGACAACAATTCTTGATGCGATCTGTTTGGCACTGTTCCATCGTACACCGCGTTTGAAAAGTATCGCCAAAGGTACCAATGAGCTAATGACGCGTGGCACAGGTGAGTGTTTCGCTGAGATTGAATTTGAAGTGAAGGGTAAAACTTACCGTTCTAATTTCCATCATAAGAGAGCACGCGGAAAACATGATGGTGCGCTTCAGACACCAACCTGTGAATTTGCAGATGCTGATAGTGATGCTGTATTAGAAACGCAGCTCATGAAGAAAATTAAGATGGTTGAGACCGTGACCGGTTTGGACTTCTCGCGATTCACTAAATCTATCATGCTGTCGCAAGGTGAGTTTGCTGCTTTCTTGAATGCCAACGCTAACGACCGTGCCGAGTTATTGGAAGAGCTTACGGGTACCGAAGTTTATAGTCTGATTTCAGAGCGCATTTACGATCACTTTAAGTCGAGCGAAGAATCACTTAACCACCTTAAAGCCAAGGCTGAGGGTGTAAGCTTACTTTCTGAAGAGCAGATTCAAGAGCTGACCAAAGAACATGGCCATCTAGAGTCTGAACAGAAACGTTTGGCTGAACAACTGACTGAGTGGAACGCACATTTAGGCTGGTGGAAAGATGTCGGTAAAGCCGAACAGGTTATTACGGTAAGCAATCACGACTTAAAAACGGCGCAAGAAAGCCTTGCTGAAAACCAACCATCGTTAGATCGTTTAGCGAATAGCGAGCCTGCTGAAAAACTGCGTCCGCTTCATAAAGATTTAAAGCGTTGTGGCCAAGACGTTGTGACGACTCAAGCTAACCTTGAAAGCAGTACCAAGCGATTAGCTGAGCGAGATACAGAAAAAAACGCGGCACAACAGAGCGTTAATAACCACATCAAGTTGGTTGAAGTCGCTAAACAAGAACAGCAAGATCAAGAGAGGATCATTGAGCAAGTTCGACCGTTAGACAACCAAATTGCGATGTTGAAAGACAAGCAAGTAGCGGCTTCTAAAACGTTAACTACGCTTAATCAACAACAGGTTGAGAGAAGTCAGCTGCAAGTTTCTTTGAATCAAACTGTTGAATCGATTAAGCAGCAAGAAAAGATCGCTGCACAATATTTAGCGGCTAACCAAGCTGATAGCTTGCTTGAAAAGTATCTGGGTCAATGGCAAATCAAGGTCACTCAGGTTCGAGATCTTGAACGTCAATACACTGAACTTTTAAATAGTGTTCAAGCTTCACAGCGCACGATGGCCACTCAGCAAGCAGCGTTACAAGCAGCTAAAGACTCTAAATTGGCACAAGATAAAGCACTCACAGAGTTAGTCTCTGCAGAGAACCAAGCTAAACAGCGGTGGGATACTTTGCAGCAACAAGCTAATGAACATACCCTTAACGCACAAAAAGAGGTGCTTGAGTATTGGAGCCGTAATACCAATACTCTGGCGGATATTAATCGTGGCTTTATTCAGGCAACTCAGCGCATAACATCCAAATCTGTCGAGTTGCAGACCAATACTCAACTTAGTGAAAAGCTCACAAAAGAGCGTGAAGTGCTGGTGGAGCGTTATCAGAACAATAAGATATCGTTAGAGCGTTTGACTCGCCTAATTGACCAAGAGGGTGAATTAGCGAAGTATCGCGCGGCGTTGAAGCCAGATTCAGAATGCCCACTGTGTGGTTCAACCGAGCATACTGTTGAGCAATCTCAAGATATCGCTGATCTCGTGGCACAAAAAGATCGAGAAGAGCAAGAGTTAGCCGTTATTCAAAAAGATGGTACCGAGCACCGCCAACACTTGGATTCATTGGTGCCTATCATCAACGGCCTCAACGATGAAATTCAGCGTACTCAATCAGACATCGAACAAGCCAAAGTGAATTGGGCAAACCTTGTTGCCAAGCTAGAGCAAAGCCATGCAACTTTGGCTACTCAGAATTGTTCACTCAATATCTATCTGCCAAATGTCGAAGGGTTAGGCAATAGCGATGTTGTGCAGTTGTTCGTTGATGCTTGTGAGCAGCAGCTTAACAACACGATCGTACTCCTGCGCAATATGGCTGATGCAAAAAATGCCTACCTTGATGCAGAGAAGCAGCGCGCAGCAACCGCGATGATTGTTGAGAAAGCTCTATCCAATCTAGAACTTGCAGAACAACGACTTACAGATCTTTCCACACAAACGAACGCATTGAATGATCAGGCCGCTAAATGTGCGCAAGCGAAAGAATCTGAGTGGCAAGGGCTAAGAGAAAGCATTATTCAAACATCGATTGAAGCGCCTGAGTTAGCGCATATCGATGCTTGGTTTGCTCAAAAGCTTGAAGCTTCTAATACTTGGTTAACCACAAAACAGCAGCATGATGGGTTAGATAAGCAGTTGATTAGCCAACATGCTGAGTTGAAAGCACTCGATGACAAGTTAGAAGCCTTAGCTAAAGATATCACGGTGGCGAATCAAGAGGTTGAGTCACTGTCGAAAGAGCTGGAGGCTGTTACCGAATCTAGAACGCAGCTGTTTGGTACACAAGATATTCAAATCGCAGCCAACACCATGAAACAAAAAGTGATGGATACCGTCAGCGCACACGATGCCGCTCAAACGGCGTTTAACCGTTGTGAACTCGAGCACCGAACAGAACAGACGAAACACACCAGTTACAGTGACGAGTTAGTAGCGAAACAGACAGCTCTGACTGAAGTGACGTCGCTTTGGACTCAAACATTAGCGATAAGTCCATTTGCTACCGAAGATGAATTTGAGTCGGCACTGTTGGATGAAACCGTGACAGGGCAACTGCAAAGCCTTAAGAAAACGCTGGAAGAGGCGATGGTTAGTGCCCAAGCTCGTTTGAATTCAGCCAACGCGAATTTAGTCGAACTTAAAGGCTATGACAAAGCGGAAGTTTGGCAACAACTTCCACAACAAGAAGTAGAACAAGCCGTGACTGACTGTTCCAATGCACAGCAAAGTCATGCTACGCAAATTGGTGCGATTTCTGCAAACTTGGAAACGGATCGCCAGAACCGCAGTAATCAACAAGACTTGTTCAAACAGATCGAAGTACAACAACTTGAGTTTGATGACATCTCACGTCTTAATTCATTGATTGGCTCTAGAAATGGCGACAAGTTCCGTAAGTTTGCTCAAGGGTTAACGCTAGAGAACTTGGTGTACTTGGCCAACAAGCAATTGCAACGTCTACACGGTCGTTACGAGCTGAAACGTAAAGCCGATGACGGGTTAGAACTGCAGGTGTTGGATACGTGGCAGGGCGATGTGATGCGCGATACCAAGACATTATCCGGTGGTGAAAGCTTCCTGGTGAGTTTGGCGTTGGCACTCGCGCTATCTGATCTTGTGAGTCACAAAACCAGTATTGATTCACTGTTCTTGGATGAAGGTTTCGGCACGCTAGACAGCGATACATTGGACATCGCACTTAACGCGCTCGATAACCTGAATGCATCAGGTAAGATGATTGGCGTCATCAGCCACGTTGAAGCACTGAAAGAGCGTGTGCCTGTGCAACTTAAAGTGACAAAACATTCAGGCCTTGGCGTGAGTGAGATGGAGAAGCAGTACAAAGTCGTTGCTTAA
- a CDS encoding DUF2256 domain-containing protein, whose translation MHKKPHLPTKTCPVCLKPFSWRKKWQRCWEEVIYCSERCRRHKTKPT comes from the coding sequence ATGCATAAGAAACCACATCTACCCACCAAGACATGTCCCGTTTGCCTCAAACCATTCTCATGGCGTAAAAAATGGCAACGTTGTTGGGAAGAGGTGATTTATTGCTCTGAACGCTGTCGTCGCCATAAGACAAAACCCACATAA
- a CDS encoding PA4780 family RIO1-like protein kinase — translation MKIPKRIQPLVDDGLVDEVKSQLMSGKEASVYIVRCGDTIRCAKVYKEISQRSFKKATAYREGRKVRNSRRARAMEKGSGFGREQQEKVWQSAEVDALYKLAEAGVRVPVPYGCFDGVLLMELVTDDEGYVAPRLNDVVMPPEQAIEDHAVMMTYVVKMLCVGLIHGDLSEFNVLVDEYGPVIIDLPQAVDASANNNAEWMLTRDVNNIRDYYAQFAPELANTEYAKEMWALFEKGDLKPDSKLTGEFTESDALADIDAIMQEIDAARAEEQSRRERVKEEKEGVDESKFNWAE, via the coding sequence ATGAAGATACCTAAAAGAATACAGCCTTTAGTTGACGATGGTTTAGTCGACGAGGTGAAAAGCCAACTAATGAGTGGCAAAGAAGCGTCAGTGTACATAGTACGCTGTGGTGATACGATCCGTTGTGCCAAGGTGTACAAGGAAATAAGCCAGCGTAGCTTTAAAAAAGCAACGGCATATCGAGAAGGGCGAAAGGTCCGCAATAGCCGCCGCGCTAGAGCGATGGAAAAAGGCTCTGGTTTCGGTCGTGAGCAACAAGAAAAAGTATGGCAAAGCGCAGAAGTGGATGCCTTGTATAAGCTGGCAGAAGCAGGCGTTCGCGTACCTGTCCCTTATGGCTGCTTTGATGGCGTACTGCTGATGGAGTTGGTCACTGATGACGAAGGTTATGTCGCTCCAAGATTGAACGATGTGGTGATGCCGCCTGAACAAGCGATTGAAGATCACGCGGTGATGATGACTTATGTCGTTAAGATGCTTTGCGTTGGTCTAATTCATGGCGACTTGTCTGAATTCAACGTATTGGTTGATGAATACGGCCCTGTGATTATCGATTTACCGCAAGCGGTTGACGCTTCTGCGAACAACAATGCCGAGTGGATGCTGACTCGTGATGTGAATAATATCCGTGACTATTATGCGCAGTTTGCCCCTGAACTGGCGAACACTGAGTACGCTAAGGAAATGTGGGCACTGTTTGAGAAAGGTGATTTGAAGCCTGACAGCAAACTAACGGGTGAGTTTACCGAAAGTGACGCATTGGCGGATATTGATGCCATAATGCAAGAAATTGACGCAGCCCGCGCTGAAGAGCAAAGCCGACGCGAGCGTGTTAAGGAAGAAAAAGAAGGTGTCGACGAGAGTAAGTTCAACTGGGCTGAGTAG